From Penicillium psychrofluorescens genome assembly, chromosome: 1, one genomic window encodes:
- a CDS encoding uncharacterized protein (ID:PFLUO_001201-T1.cds;~source:funannotate), which translates to MQHVESVAAHSFRVAMLAYLAPNDLNLDIFKCMKMGLFHDIGESVIGDIPTFIGFQEDKKYKMEQNGVQYLESLLQAYSPEKAAEMLSLWEEHEEGKTPEAQWVREMDKFECLLQAHEYEQRTYGEKNLDEFQGQVAKIHSQEGKRWMKVYQRERNAHLARRKHRVPIIFLAGDSNATNKVSEYLSKQFAITHISVDGILREKAKDQSYSHSKIIRLCIDEQLSVPVSLLAGLLEAEIEKFKQEKKSILISGFPKDREQLDEFERKIQKSNNVIFLADSNKDTAYVEPQLQSWKAPVKDFEADLERSAAYFEKAHMINFVKGAKK; encoded by the exons ATGCAGCACGTCGAGAGCGTAGCAGCGCACAGTTTCCGAGTTGCAATGCTGGCCTATCTCGCGCCA AATGATCTGAATTTGGACATTTTCAAATGCATGAAGATGGGTTTATTCCATGACATAGGAGAATCGGTGATCGGAGACATTCCCACCTTTATCGGTTTTCAAGAAG ACAAGAAATACAAAATGGAGCAAAATGGGGTACAATATCTCGAAAGTTTACTACAAGCCTATAGTCCGGAAAAGGCTGCCGAGATGCTATCCCTATGGGAGGAACATGAAGAAGGTAAAACACCCGAAGCCCAATGGGTACGAGAGATGGACAAGTTCGAGTGCCTTTTGCAGGCACATGAATACGAACAGCGGACATATGGCGAGAAAAACCTCGACGAGTTTCAGGGTCAAGTGGCCAAAATTCATTCTCAGGAGGGAAAACGGTGGATGAAAGTATATCAGCGAGAAAGAAACGCTCATCTTGCGAGACGAAAACACCGAGTTCCTATAATATTTCTGGCTG GAGACTCGAATGCGACTAACAAAGTCTCGGAATATCTTTCAAAGCAATTTGCGATAACGCATATTTCTGTGGATGGGATCCTACGCGAAAAGGCTAAAGATCAAAGCTACTCTCATTCTAAAATCATCCGACTCTGTATCGATGAGCAACTCAGCGTTCCAGTGAGCTTATTGGCTGGACTACTTGAAGCAGAGATCGAAAAGTTCAAGCAGGAAAAAAAGTCGATTCTGATCTCTGGATTCCCGAAGGATAGAGAGCAACTCGATGAGTTTGAAAGAAAG ATTCAAAAGTCGAATAAcgtcatcttcttggccgaTTCAAACAAGGACACCGCATACGTGGAACCGCAATTACAAAGCTGGAAGGCTCCAGTCAAGGATTTTGAGGCTGATCTAGAAAGGTCGGCGGCTTATTTCGAGAAG